The sequence CGCCGCCGGCGCTGCCCGCGAGAAATAGCGCGGCCGAGTTCAGCCCGAGCACGCGCACCGGTTCGTCGACCAGAAAGTCGATCAGCGTCCTCTCCGACGACGTGTTCGCGAGCGCCCGCGACGCCGTGTGCAGCGCCTCTTCGGCGCGGCGCTGATCGCGGAAGAAGAACGTGTTGAGGAAGTCCTCGACACGCCCGTGTATTGCGTTAAGCGAGAAACCGATGAAGAGCGCCGCGAATAGGCTGAGGTAGATCGCGGGCCGCGTGCTCTCGAAGAGCTGCTCCGCCCACCACTCGAGGATCCCGAAGAGCAGCAGCAGCACGGCTGTGATCGATCCGTAGATTGCTGCCCGGCCGATGACGAACCGAAAGTCGATCACGCGTTCCGAGAGGAACCCGTAGACGACGAAGCTGGCTCCCACGAGGCCGAACCACGGCCCGAGTGTATCTGTCCAGTGCTCCAGGTTGAGCAGCACGACCGACTGACTCCCGAACAGCGTGTAGAGCACGTTGGCGATCGCCCAGGTGAAGTCGAGAATGGGCGCGAGCGCGATGCCCGCAATCACCCATGTGACGCGTCCTCGCTCGATCCCGGTAGCGCCCGACGCGATGTACGCGAGCCCGGCGAGGACCACGACGAGTAGTAGGACGTCGGACAGGCTCATGAAGAGCTGGGCTGGACCGGGTATGCCGTAGCGCTGGAAGACCATCCAGACGATCGGGTCGAGCCACACGAGAAAGGCGACGAGCGAGAGCACCAACGCGAGGCCGAAGAACCACGGCCACGCTCGGCTCGGGCGACCGTACAGCCGCTGTGCGAAGATCAGGATCATCAGCTGAGCCAGCGGATAGACGACTTGGATCGCCATGTCGCTTGCGACGCTGATGGGCCAGCTGGCCAAGTCGAGCGCCGTCTGGTTTGTCTTCACGAGCATCAGGATCGTGTAGAAGTAGAACGCGAGAGTGATGGGGCGCGGCCGCAGCAGGAACAACGCGCTCGCGAGCGCCAGCGACAAGAAGAAGCTCAATGGAATTCCGACGTCGCGCGTCAGCCGCGCGCGCGGCGAACTGTCGACGCCGCTGGCGGTGAGTCGCTCCTGGTGGAAGCGGCCATTGCGCGACGCACGAACGGTCATCTGCGCGTCGGTCGGAGCGCCACGGAGAAGCGCGAAACGCTCGGGTGCAGTCAGCGATTGCAGGTCGATGCGGTCGCCGGTCTGCAAGCCGCCCACGCCCCGCGTGCCGGCCTCGACCGCGATCTGATCGGTGTTGCCCAAGAAAACGATCGGATAGTAGCCGATATGCGTCGCGTTGTTCTCCACGACGACGAAGACCAGCACCATCAGCACGGTCCCGATCGCGACGACGGCCAGCGAGAGGCGGTCGCACACGAAATCTATGGCGGACTTCAGAAGCCCGCTATGCGAACGTGACGCTTCCCGTGCGAATGCTATAGATTCCACCGACCACCTGTACGTCGCCGCGCTCGGCCGCATCGCCGATGATGCGCGAGCGGGCGAGCACGGCCTTCACGGTGAGTTCGACGTTCTCGGCGACGGCGCTTGCGTGCCAATCGCCGGCGACACCGCCCGTCGCCAGGACCGCCGGAACGAGGGCGTTGACGAGCTCTTGGATGTTCCCCGGCTGCTCGACGCCGTCCCGTACGTAGTTCAACGCGGCTCCTACGGCGCCGCAGCTCTCGTGGCCGAGCACGACGACGAGCTTGGACTTCAGCGCCTCGACGGCGTATTCAATCGAGCCGAGCCCGTCTGCGTTCAGGAAGTTTCCCGCAAC is a genomic window of Candidatus Binatia bacterium containing:
- a CDS encoding carbonic anhydrase, whose translation is MSQLNPADALERLKAGNARFVAGVLRGEPFAARIAGLANSQSPFGVVLGCSDSRVPVEIIFDQEPGSLFVVRVAGNFLNADGLGSIEYAVEALKSKLVVVLGHESCGAVGAALNYVRDGVEQPGNIQELVNALVPAVLATGGVAGDWHASAVAENVELTVKAVLARSRIIGDAAERGDVQVVGGIYSIRTGSVTFA
- a CDS encoding GAF domain-containing protein → MCDRLSLAVVAIGTVLMVLVFVVVENNATHIGYYPIVFLGNTDQIAVEAGTRGVGGLQTGDRIDLQSLTAPERFALLRGAPTDAQMTVRASRNGRFHQERLTASGVDSSPRARLTRDVGIPLSFFLSLALASALFLLRPRPITLAFYFYTILMLVKTNQTALDLASWPISVASDMAIQVVYPLAQLMILIFAQRLYGRPSRAWPWFFGLALVLSLVAFLVWLDPIVWMVFQRYGIPGPAQLFMSLSDVLLLVVVLAGLAYIASGATGIERGRVTWVIAGIALAPILDFTWAIANVLYTLFGSQSVVLLNLEHWTDTLGPWFGLVGASFVVYGFLSERVIDFRFVIGRAAIYGSITAVLLLLFGILEWWAEQLFESTRPAIYLSLFAALFIGFSLNAIHGRVEDFLNTFFFRDQRRAEEALHTASRALANTSSERTLIDFLVDEPVRVLGLNSAALFLAGSAGGAFERTADRGWNRHEAETIDSEDPLIVELRAQLGPIVLDGRPRAETILPGGAKAPSLVVPLVMRGAVFGFVLYGARSNGFPLTADERRLLEAVAGSAAAAYDHIDADKSRARIAELEARLRDVGAT